In one window of Leptospira sp. GIMC2001 DNA:
- a CDS encoding glycine--tRNA ligase, which produces MAKENIKEDSSLKQIVSLAKRRGFVFGGSEIYGGLSNTFDYGPQGIEILLNLKKLWWQYFVHKRDDVLGLDSSILLHPKVWEASGHVSNFNDPLMDCKSCRSRFRVDKFLEDKKGENFCVGKSLDEMTQIILEENYKCPNCGSEKTFTPARQFNLMFKTSHGASEEDATEIYLRPETAQGIFINFKNVSQISRRKIPFGIAQIGKSFRNEIMARQFIFRTREFEQMEMEFFCEPGTQGKWFSHWVDYCMTWLINVVGLKPDSIRIRDHDPEELSHYSDKTSDIEFKYPFGWGELWGIASRTDFDLTQHEKFSGEDLKYIDQENKKKFLPYVVEPALGLNRLFLAVLADAYEEEKLEDGDIRTVLHLHPKVAPVKIGIFPLMKKDGLAEKAKEIYDSLSEHWYCEYDEGGAIGKRYRRQDEIGTPFCITIDYNTMEDNTVTVRERDTMNQDRIPVTSLKSYFIEKL; this is translated from the coding sequence ATGGCCAAGGAAAACATTAAAGAAGATTCTTCACTCAAACAAATCGTATCCCTCGCAAAACGTCGTGGTTTTGTATTTGGAGGCTCAGAAATCTACGGAGGTCTTTCGAACACTTTTGATTACGGACCCCAAGGAATCGAAATTTTATTAAACCTCAAGAAACTATGGTGGCAGTATTTTGTTCACAAACGAGACGATGTTCTTGGCTTAGATTCGTCTATTTTGCTTCACCCAAAAGTTTGGGAGGCATCTGGTCACGTTTCCAATTTCAATGATCCATTGATGGATTGCAAAAGCTGCAGAAGTCGCTTCAGGGTTGATAAATTCTTAGAAGATAAGAAAGGGGAAAATTTCTGTGTAGGAAAATCTTTAGATGAGATGACACAGATCATTTTAGAAGAGAATTATAAATGTCCAAACTGTGGTTCGGAAAAAACTTTTACCCCAGCCCGCCAATTCAATCTTATGTTCAAGACTTCTCATGGTGCGTCTGAAGAAGATGCAACCGAAATCTATCTGAGACCAGAAACTGCACAGGGAATTTTTATTAACTTTAAAAATGTATCTCAGATTTCTCGCAGGAAAATTCCATTTGGAATCGCTCAGATAGGAAAGTCTTTTCGAAATGAAATCATGGCTCGTCAATTTATTTTCAGAACTCGCGAGTTCGAACAGATGGAGATGGAGTTTTTCTGTGAGCCTGGCACCCAAGGGAAATGGTTCAGCCATTGGGTTGATTATTGTATGACATGGCTTATCAATGTTGTTGGCCTAAAGCCGGATAGCATTCGAATCCGTGACCATGATCCAGAAGAACTCTCGCATTACAGTGACAAGACGTCAGATATTGAATTCAAATACCCATTCGGTTGGGGAGAGCTTTGGGGCATTGCTTCAAGAACCGATTTCGATCTTACACAACACGAGAAATTCTCTGGAGAAGATTTGAAATATATTGATCAAGAAAATAAAAAGAAGTTCCTTCCATATGTGGTTGAGCCTGCACTCGGACTGAATCGACTTTTTCTTGCAGTTCTTGCTGATGCCTATGAAGAAGAAAAATTAGAAGATGGTGATATTCGAACAGTGTTACATCTTCATCCAAAAGTTGCACCTGTCAAAATAGGGATTTTCCCACTTATGAAGAAAGATGGACTAGCGGAAAAGGCCAAAGAAATATATGACTCTCTTTCAGAACATTGGTATTGTGAATACGATGAAGGTGGCGCAATAGGCAAGCGATACAGAAGGCAAGATGAAATCGGAACTCCATTCTGTATAACAATTGATTATAACACAATGGAAGACAATACAGTGACGGTTCGAGAAAGAGATACAATGAATCAAGACAGGATTCCAGTAACTTCTCTCAAATCTTATTTTATTGAGAAATTGTAA
- a CDS encoding GNAT family N-acetyltransferase, which translates to MPIVDLSAEDREEAIELVGQFFRKINSLDLDGLFQIRPRAATKFVDIYLKLAGTDKVVFRGFRTEDSELVSLIIARVEDKPFLVEEKTLYIDIAVTKNGRKKNGYMSLLIDSVSDWAKSNGIQSLELRAIAANQEAMDYWRSKGFQEFYVRFRKKLINE; encoded by the coding sequence ATGCCTATAGTTGACCTTAGCGCGGAGGATCGAGAAGAAGCGATTGAATTGGTTGGTCAGTTTTTTCGCAAGATCAACTCTCTCGATCTGGACGGTCTGTTCCAGATTCGACCAAGAGCTGCAACCAAATTTGTAGACATTTACTTGAAGTTAGCTGGAACAGATAAGGTTGTTTTTCGTGGATTCCGAACAGAGGATTCCGAATTGGTCTCGCTAATTATAGCTCGAGTAGAAGATAAACCTTTTCTAGTTGAAGAAAAAACTCTCTATATTGATATTGCGGTCACAAAGAATGGCCGAAAAAAAAATGGATATATGAGTTTGCTAATAGACTCAGTCTCAGATTGGGCCAAATCAAATGGTATTCAATCTCTGGAACTTAGAGCTATTGCAGCCAATCAAGAAGCAATGGATTATTGGCGTTCTAAAGGGTTTCAAGAATTCTATGTTCGATTTCGAAAAAAATTGATAAATGAATAA
- a CDS encoding FecR family protein codes for MQKFKSKRNNSQKHGFIFVLTTLSILIFFVHCKPSEWFGARSESNPGIVVIFTNGEVEIIRTHAEKTESISPKQGMVLFANDQIKTGSGSIDLQSPQGNLLRIKAYTNLKLESLGAANSGQTTVNISWGELLVKTKKLKSNDDFQVKTPTAVAGVRGTTFSVELEKDKIPKIKVFEGSVAISFRMDELKEIQKDPLEKESYEKLISLLESKEVILGATEESQINPTFHEIFHLINYKKDGELPSIEKIDKLVTDSDNLLQKSNFEITPQKQAEVETLVPTREELITESIANQEIKDESKSEEIENKIAANHKEEMENAIGNIETRANEKKLESEKDIQNYYSILEIVNMSNGEKLSGAIITQIGDTIILHSTKGTTRLELSDIEFVEYKSFKLQTKTKK; via the coding sequence ATGCAGAAATTTAAATCGAAAAGAAATAATTCACAAAAACATGGATTTATATTTGTATTAACAACTCTCTCAATTTTAATATTTTTTGTTCATTGTAAACCCAGTGAATGGTTTGGAGCGAGATCTGAGTCCAATCCAGGAATAGTCGTGATTTTTACAAATGGAGAAGTGGAAATTATTCGGACACATGCTGAGAAAACGGAAAGTATATCACCAAAACAAGGCATGGTACTTTTTGCGAATGACCAGATCAAGACAGGTTCCGGATCAATTGATCTACAAAGTCCGCAAGGAAATTTATTACGAATCAAAGCTTATACCAATCTAAAACTAGAATCTTTGGGAGCAGCAAATTCTGGACAAACTACCGTCAATATCAGTTGGGGAGAATTATTAGTAAAAACCAAAAAATTGAAATCAAACGATGATTTTCAAGTAAAAACTCCAACCGCTGTTGCGGGAGTTAGAGGAACTACGTTTAGCGTCGAACTAGAAAAAGATAAAATCCCGAAAATAAAAGTTTTTGAAGGATCCGTTGCTATATCTTTTCGAATGGATGAACTCAAAGAAATTCAAAAAGATCCATTAGAAAAAGAAAGCTATGAGAAATTAATATCATTGCTTGAATCGAAGGAAGTGATTCTTGGAGCAACAGAAGAGTCTCAGATCAATCCGACCTTTCACGAAATTTTTCATCTAATCAATTATAAAAAAGATGGTGAGCTTCCTAGTATAGAGAAAATCGATAAGTTAGTGACTGATAGCGACAACTTGTTACAGAAATCAAATTTTGAAATTACTCCGCAGAAACAGGCGGAAGTCGAGACCTTAGTTCCAACCAGAGAAGAATTAATAACCGAATCAATTGCAAATCAAGAAATAAAAGACGAATCAAAATCCGAAGAAATAGAAAACAAAATTGCTGCCAATCATAAAGAAGAAATGGAAAATGCAATTGGGAATATTGAAACCAGAGCGAATGAAAAGAAACTTGAATCTGAGAAAGACATTCAGAACTACTACAGTATATTAGAAATAGTAAATATGTCTAACGGTGAGAAATTATCGGGTGCAATTATTACTCAGATCGGCGATACAATCATTCTGCATTCAACCAAAGGAACAACTCGACTCGAGCTATCAGATATCGAATTTGTTGAATACAAAAGTTTTAAACTACAGACTAAAACTAAAAAATAA
- a CDS encoding ArsR/SmtB family transcription factor translates to MTKKSAIKLSKEELKEKTLASLSQVLDAKFLTALSEPSRVDLLKQVIRMERADISQLSEKSSLDRSVISRHLNILFEAGILGRIKEGRQMFYFLNPTEAIRKLRLILENMEEIIRSCC, encoded by the coding sequence ATGACGAAAAAATCAGCTATAAAGCTTTCAAAGGAAGAACTTAAGGAAAAGACACTAGCTAGCCTAAGCCAAGTCTTAGATGCGAAATTCTTAACGGCTTTATCTGAACCAAGTCGAGTTGATCTATTGAAGCAGGTTATTAGAATGGAGCGGGCTGATATATCTCAATTGAGTGAGAAATCTAGCCTAGATCGATCGGTAATTTCTCGTCACCTGAACATATTGTTCGAAGCGGGAATTCTTGGACGGATCAAGGAAGGTCGTCAAATGTTCTACTTCCTCAATCCAACTGAGGCGATTCGCAAGCTGCGTTTGATACTCGAAAATATGGAAGAAATCATTCGATCATGCTGCTGA
- a CDS encoding PrsW family glutamic-type intramembrane protease — MKFEDLTITALVWGFFSILPWAYVLIATYPKSFGNSLSIDQNTTKQISFLRVLMVSALCFLAGILSTYLILEVNPIIWPQVEIKAKKPKSLLTQTIHLAFIQAGMVEEAFKISFILLIGFFLLRNPDKTWNKGIVPAAGFTALGFAFIENSYYIFSEVPEKRFETYIGRTIHSSNIHMLINLCFALFLLKSNSIPSISSRRGLVGFAFFLAVMQHGVVDFFLIPASNLGAWIATAMFIGIWVWVVRDYRVYVLDKKLNPI; from the coding sequence ATGAAATTTGAAGATCTAACAATAACCGCTTTAGTTTGGGGATTCTTTTCCATATTGCCCTGGGCATATGTACTAATTGCAACTTATCCAAAAAGTTTTGGAAATAGTTTATCAATAGATCAAAATACAACAAAGCAAATTTCATTTTTACGAGTTTTGATGGTCTCTGCTTTATGTTTTCTTGCAGGAATTCTTTCGACCTATCTCATCTTAGAAGTAAATCCTATCATATGGCCACAAGTAGAAATCAAAGCCAAAAAACCAAAATCTCTTCTTACTCAGACTATACATCTAGCATTTATTCAAGCTGGAATGGTTGAAGAAGCATTCAAGATTAGTTTTATTCTGTTGATTGGTTTTTTTCTTTTGAGAAATCCAGATAAAACTTGGAATAAAGGAATTGTTCCGGCGGCAGGATTTACAGCACTTGGTTTTGCTTTTATAGAAAATTCATACTATATATTTAGTGAAGTTCCAGAAAAGAGATTTGAAACCTATATCGGACGAACAATCCATTCTTCCAATATTCATATGCTAATCAATCTATGCTTCGCATTGTTTTTGTTAAAGTCAAATTCCATTCCAAGTATTTCTAGCAGACGCGGGCTTGTAGGCTTTGCTTTTTTCCTTGCTGTTATGCAACACGGCGTAGTGGACTTCTTTCTTATTCCTGCTTCAAATTTAGGAGCATGGATTGCAACTGCAATGTTTATTGGGATCTGGGTCTGGGTTGTGCGAGACTACCGAGTCTATGTTCTTGATAAGAAACTTAATCCGATTTAG
- a CDS encoding helicase: protein MSKETVLYQELEKLDMTELKKTAQLWNLPKFPVKDKKTAIQYLISSFTDEFYLKWVLEKFSSLQVTIITHILKNKNVMTLGEISRKVNIPPINVEMELNLLRKYFMVYQRKNRERLTNNLDKYHFYEEIAGIVKSDQNAKGEKFKYSIEKELAKVELSYFHHDWLEAQSVKKADSHFLKNAISNEGIQKTLDSLDEFQRDVLHKIYIHGGVIEMDVLRNYIITNRGKFEVSIPHLTNLHLIRDVYFVEDKFIRVAIIPKEILEYIQTNPLLPPIKKGTKQRTEKRATNQLDFYLNSKKLISYISRKGLNLAKSGKIKQADHKRTETELLNPDIDIFPEKSQVYQIELILPILRLMNLVDIKGENVVLTGDIDEFQTRDIFELMRNIIHEVNEARSRRLNPPEVFLSTEVPFYDKPILDKCVKLIMNYGSINVHVIFSNIIREHLIFAPGFRIKTFEEDLADLRKEIQSAIFYLHLFGLIEVEYPNRQLSLADLGKFYFNQDELSQATEKGGITINPDMSIIAFPDRVSIYGINLMKAFAELKDYDRVYTFILTKDSFQSGILLGYNPKEFIHFLRESNKGELAQNLLFLLEDWGSNLPIVTITEDSVLVRTKDPNVMELLMGQIKGKKFVIEEISPTGIIIDKTRVMEVIAIAERLNLIIRLNR from the coding sequence TACCTAAGTTTCCAGTCAAAGATAAAAAGACCGCAATACAATATTTAATTAGCAGTTTTACTGATGAATTTTATCTGAAATGGGTCTTAGAAAAATTTTCAAGCTTACAAGTTACAATCATTACGCATATTCTTAAGAATAAGAACGTTATGACTCTTGGTGAGATATCACGAAAAGTGAATATTCCACCCATCAATGTTGAGATGGAGCTAAATCTTCTGCGTAAATACTTCATGGTTTACCAGAGGAAGAATCGTGAGAGACTCACCAACAATTTAGATAAATACCATTTCTACGAAGAAATTGCGGGAATTGTAAAGAGCGATCAGAATGCAAAGGGTGAAAAGTTCAAGTATTCCATAGAGAAAGAACTTGCCAAAGTTGAATTATCGTATTTCCACCACGACTGGTTGGAAGCTCAATCTGTAAAGAAAGCAGATTCACATTTTCTCAAAAATGCAATCTCCAATGAAGGAATCCAAAAGACTCTAGACTCATTGGATGAATTCCAACGAGATGTTTTGCATAAGATTTACATCCATGGTGGCGTTATCGAAATGGATGTTCTTCGCAATTATATCATAACGAATCGTGGCAAATTTGAAGTGAGCATTCCGCACTTAACGAATTTGCATTTGATACGAGATGTTTACTTTGTTGAAGATAAATTTATTCGAGTAGCGATCATTCCAAAAGAAATTTTGGAATATATTCAGACCAATCCATTGCTTCCACCAATTAAGAAAGGTACCAAGCAGAGAACTGAGAAGAGGGCGACCAATCAACTAGATTTTTATCTTAACTCTAAGAAGTTGATTTCGTACATTTCTAGAAAAGGTCTAAATCTTGCGAAATCTGGAAAGATCAAACAAGCTGATCACAAGAGAACGGAAACTGAATTACTAAATCCTGATATTGATATATTTCCTGAGAAGAGCCAAGTTTATCAGATTGAATTGATTCTTCCTATATTGCGACTTATGAATTTGGTGGATATCAAAGGTGAGAATGTTGTTCTCACAGGTGATATTGATGAGTTCCAGACTCGTGATATATTCGAATTGATGCGCAATATCATTCACGAAGTGAATGAAGCGAGATCCAGACGACTGAATCCTCCAGAAGTTTTCTTATCTACAGAAGTGCCATTTTATGATAAGCCTATATTAGATAAATGTGTTAAATTGATCATGAATTATGGTTCGATCAATGTTCATGTGATTTTCTCTAATATCATTCGAGAGCATTTGATTTTTGCTCCAGGCTTTCGAATCAAAACTTTCGAAGAAGATCTTGCTGATCTTCGAAAAGAGATTCAATCTGCAATTTTCTATCTTCATCTTTTTGGATTGATTGAAGTCGAATATCCAAATCGTCAATTGTCGCTTGCGGATCTTGGCAAGTTCTATTTCAACCAAGATGAATTGTCACAAGCAACAGAGAAGGGCGGAATTACTATCAATCCTGATATGTCGATTATTGCATTCCCTGATCGAGTTTCGATCTATGGAATCAACTTAATGAAGGCATTTGCAGAGTTGAAGGATTATGATCGTGTTTATACTTTCATTCTCACCAAGGATTCTTTCCAATCAGGGATTTTACTTGGTTACAATCCAAAAGAATTTATTCATTTTCTAAGAGAAAGCAATAAGGGTGAACTCGCACAGAACTTATTGTTCTTACTCGAAGATTGGGGATCTAATCTTCCAATAGTCACCATCACCGAGGATTCTGTTTTAGTTAGAACCAAAGATCCAAACGTGATGGAATTGCTAATGGGTCAGATAAAGGGCAAAAAGTTTGTGATTGAAGAAATCTCTCCGACCGGTATTATCATTGATAAAACCAGAGTCATGGAAGTGATCGCAATTGCTGAGCGTCTAAACCTTATTATACGACTGAATCGATAG
- a CDS encoding TetR/AcrR family transcriptional regulator, with amino-acid sequence MNDKPKERILETSQRLFYIQGYDATGINQILEESGTHKNSLYKYFPSKKDLGIAYLESQKISILDFVKKLSQQNPNLKDFIRTWINMILRQTRSDQFMGCPFANFSSQTLSDRESFHAVLKSALNDWIQIIGKYFEDCKKDRQLPESMDPYDLATQLISIYEGNVQMYLISHDKNYIKRIETDFLARIT; translated from the coding sequence ATGAACGATAAGCCAAAAGAAAGAATCCTTGAAACCTCCCAGAGATTATTCTATATTCAAGGTTATGATGCAACTGGGATCAATCAAATCTTAGAAGAATCGGGCACTCACAAGAATAGTTTGTATAAATATTTCCCGAGTAAAAAAGATTTAGGAATCGCATATTTGGAATCGCAAAAAATATCTATCCTTGATTTTGTAAAAAAATTGTCCCAACAGAATCCGAATTTAAAAGATTTTATTCGAACTTGGATTAATATGATACTCAGACAGACAAGATCTGATCAATTCATGGGATGCCCCTTTGCTAATTTCAGTTCTCAAACTCTATCAGATAGAGAAAGTTTTCATGCAGTCTTAAAATCAGCATTGAATGATTGGATACAAATTATTGGGAAGTATTTTGAAGATTGCAAGAAAGATAGACAATTGCCAGAAAGTATGGATCCTTACGATCTTGCTACTCAACTAATTTCTATTTATGAAGGAAATGTTCAAATGTATCTTATCTCTCATGACAAAAACTATATCAAACGGATTGAGACTGATTTCCTCGCTAGGATAACTTAA
- a CDS encoding energy transducer TonB: MKILRKGKEFSWNTLPVADDGIMKRAVSILLWMSPFLHLGIFFPLGVWVIFGKDQKLRSQSFTLIVLHIFIFILFYGLELSSLLGMSWETRIFGDVESGSESWIGFAYLVGLLFLLINYSYSLFEIKRSSLKTRIRLKQNKMTRISWVLLVWLIASVLSMLSTIYEKGLFFTNIFAPMGREKELLAVYILSLGMVHSWFSGGRPFAVLTTLFRRLSVGFYKRRVFLAKVHNLDKPSPELTKEVYKSARLRDYFLPGWGHIYAGDFWKGFPLLFIFLISIFIFGVAYFAKESPILGIQFLASWGLKPGIPDKEFFLKASSYKYIIIFASLVIAIYVFSKFLLIQYFQNLRFDREPQRNSLRIGFMNHLPISLLVHLIFLVILVIIPFTLQRQKPSDSKKDQAKHFQPENLEFYFIDPNIPDSVEDLNGGVITGTETPNQEQGEKISDEKVSDNGPVKGYVKKIKGKKVPATYSNYISAKMRGPESYLDYWRRAPKPYSSVVAYTITSDGYVEDVEIVEGSEYPDQDLLTIELIEGLSPLMSPPSKNGNDIRVTELFWNGTLDPDAMPTPLQKEMVTHFDGRYMEEIE, from the coding sequence TTGAAGATTCTCCGAAAAGGAAAAGAATTTTCTTGGAATACACTTCCCGTAGCAGATGATGGCATTATGAAACGAGCAGTAAGTATCTTACTTTGGATGAGCCCTTTTCTCCATCTGGGAATTTTTTTTCCGCTCGGCGTATGGGTAATTTTTGGAAAAGATCAGAAATTACGATCTCAAAGTTTTACTTTGATAGTTTTGCATATTTTTATATTTATTCTATTTTATGGTTTGGAACTTTCTTCATTGCTAGGAATGAGTTGGGAGACGCGAATCTTTGGCGATGTAGAGTCTGGTTCAGAATCTTGGATAGGTTTTGCTTATCTTGTTGGTTTGCTTTTTCTACTAATCAATTACTCTTACTCATTGTTTGAGATTAAACGCTCATCTTTAAAAACTCGGATTCGATTGAAGCAGAACAAAATGACTCGAATCAGCTGGGTTCTACTAGTTTGGCTTATTGCTTCCGTATTATCTATGTTATCTACAATCTATGAAAAAGGATTATTCTTTACCAATATTTTTGCACCCATGGGAAGAGAGAAGGAATTGCTTGCAGTCTACATTCTTTCTTTAGGCATGGTGCATTCTTGGTTTTCCGGGGGAAGACCATTTGCTGTACTCACGACCTTGTTTAGAAGACTGTCAGTTGGTTTTTATAAGCGAAGAGTATTCCTCGCAAAAGTTCATAATCTTGATAAGCCCAGTCCGGAACTGACTAAAGAAGTTTATAAATCAGCACGATTGCGTGATTATTTTTTACCAGGTTGGGGACATATCTATGCTGGCGATTTCTGGAAAGGTTTTCCTTTATTATTCATTTTTCTTATTTCCATATTTATTTTTGGAGTTGCGTATTTTGCAAAAGAAAGCCCCATACTTGGAATTCAATTCCTTGCATCATGGGGACTCAAGCCTGGAATTCCAGATAAAGAATTTTTTCTCAAAGCAAGCAGCTATAAGTATATAATTATATTCGCTAGTCTCGTGATTGCGATTTATGTTTTCTCTAAATTTCTACTAATCCAGTATTTTCAAAATTTGAGATTTGATAGGGAGCCTCAGAGAAATTCACTTCGTATTGGATTTATGAATCATCTACCCATATCTCTTTTGGTTCATTTAATCTTTCTTGTGATCCTTGTAATAATACCTTTTACATTGCAGAGGCAGAAGCCATCAGATTCGAAGAAAGACCAGGCAAAACACTTTCAACCGGAAAATCTTGAATTCTATTTTATTGATCCGAATATTCCAGATTCAGTGGAAGACTTGAACGGTGGTGTGATAACGGGAACCGAAACGCCGAACCAAGAGCAAGGTGAGAAAATCTCTGATGAGAAAGTATCCGACAATGGACCCGTTAAAGGTTATGTAAAAAAAATCAAAGGAAAGAAAGTTCCAGCTACATATTCTAATTATATTTCAGCGAAGATGCGTGGACCAGAAAGTTATCTAGACTATTGGAGAAGAGCTCCTAAACCGTATTCGTCCGTTGTTGCATATACTATCACTAGCGATGGTTATGTGGAGGATGTAGAAATTGTCGAAGGTTCGGAATATCCAGATCAAGATTTACTTACAATTGAACTAATTGAAGGACTATCACCCTTGATGTCGCCTCCATCCAAAAACGGAAATGATATTCGTGTAACCGAGCTTTTTTGGAATGGAACATTAGATCCAGATGCTATGCCAACTCCACTTCAAAAAGAAATGGTTACTCATTTCGATGGACGATACATGGAGGAGATCGAATGA